The window CATTGGCAGGAAAGCCAAGCGGCGGCTTCGCGCTGGCAGAACCCCTACAGCTATGGACTGGCGAGCATCTCAATCAACGCCGATGCGCTCGCGTTGGGCTTTTTCCAACTCGACGGCGTCCGAGCCAAAATGCCTGAGGGCACGTTGGTGGAATTGGCTGTGGGAGAAACAACCGAACGAGTCGACCTGCGGGCTGGATTTGCCGTTTCCGGTGCCACTTCCTCGACTTCGGCAACACCGGACGCTGCTCACGAAACCATTCCGGTTGGCGGCGGCGACAGCGTCGACGTGTTCCTTGCCGTTCCTCGGTTGCAGCTTGGTGTTTCCAACGTGGCCGAAGGCGATCAAGCCGAAGGAGCCCGTTTTCGACAACTTCAAATTCATGTTCCTGACGAAACCGATGGTGCCAGCGTTGAGCCCGTACTGTTTCGCCGCGTCAACGCCGTCCTCAAACTTTCGACCGAAGATCTGACCGGCTACGACGTCTTGCGGATCGCCCGCGTTAAACGAGGCACGGTTGGCGGAGCGATCGCAGAATTGGATGAACGATACGTCCCACCGTTGATGGACTGTGCCGCATGGTCGCAAATGAGACAGCGATTTCTGCGGCCGATCCACGACATGATGATGCTCAAGATCGAACTGTTGTCGCAGCTCGTCAATGATCGCAGCGTTCGAATGGACGCCGAACAACCCGGTGATCTTCAACGCATCTTGATGCTTCAAACGCTCAACCAAGCTGCCGCGGTTCTGGGTGTTCTGAATCAATCCAGCGGCGTCCATCCGTGGAACGCTTACGTGGAACTCAGTCGTGTCGCCGGCGGATTGGATCTGTTTGGTGAAACACGATCTTTGCAGGCGATCGCCGCTTACGATCACGATGCAATCGGCCCGCTGTTCCAAGAATTGCGACGAAGAATTGAATCGCGAATCGCGTCGGTCGGCCAGAACGCCTACCAACAACGCTTCTTCATCGGAGCAGGTTTGGGCATGCAGGTCAGCCTGGACCCGCAATGGTTGACAAGCGATTGGCAGTGCGTTTTGGGCGTGCGTCGTGGCAAACTCTCCGCCGCGGGACTCGACAAGCTGCTCTCGCCTGGTTTCCTCGATTGGAAAATGGGCAGTGCCCGACAAGTCGAAACGCTGTACAGCAAACGCGCGATGGGATTGGAACTGAAACCATTGCGAGAAGTCCCGCGAGTCTTGCCGTCTCAATCGGACTGGAGCTTCTTCGAAATCAGCGGCCGCGGTCCGGCCTGGACCGACGTGTTGGACACCGGCACGATCGCACTTCGAATTCGCGAGCAATTGATTGATGATCCGCAACAACTGGCGGGCAATCAAACCTTGAAGGTTCGCATGGACGCCCACACCGCATCACTGCAGTTCGCAATTTTTGCGACCAAGCGATCGGATTCAGTGTGATGAATGAATCACTCGAACAATTTGCCGACGACTACACCGAATGTGTGCTGGAACTGATCGACCGACTGCACGCCGACGAGCCCTTGGATCCCGTTGCCATTCACCAGTCCTTGTCGCAGCGTTTGACGGAGGCAAGGCAAAGTCATCATCACGATGATCGCTGGGAAGAGGCCATGTACGCGTTGGTCTCTCTGACCGACGAGTTGTTGCTGGAAATGCCATGGTCCGGTCGATCATGGTGGAACGATCACGTGTTGGAAGCCAGCCTGTTTGGTTCGCGTGATTGCAGCGAACGCTTCTATCAAATGGCCGCGGTCGCCAGTCGTGACTCTTCGACCGGCGTTTTGCGAGTCTTCCATGACTGCGTCCTGCTGGGATTCCGTGGTGTGTACTCGATTCCGGGATTGTCAGAAGCCACGACGAAAGAGCTGGGCATTCCGGCAACGTTGGAACTGTGGCTGGAAAAGACACAGCATCAACTCAGCAGCGACGCTGCCGAGGTGGATATTCCGGCGCGTCTGCACCGATCCCTGAGCGGAGCGGCACCGAACACGACACGACGAAGCATCGTTTGGTGGACGGTCGCGGCGGCAACAATGTTGATCGCCAACATCACGATGTACACGCTTTCGGCGGGAAAGTAATGCCAATCCCATACAACTCGACGAGAACGATCGATGTCCGATGACGCGACGCCCAGTCTGAAAGATCGCCTGAAATCGCGACTGAACGTGTCGTTAGCAGCCATGGTTGCCGCGTTGGTGGGAGTCGGTCTGCTCGTCTTGGCCGCGGCAGCTTGGTTGGTTTACTCCATCGACCCAACGCGAATTGCCTGGGGCGACTACATGACGCTTCAGCGTGGTGTGTGGTTGCTGGTTCTTTGGGCACTTTCCTGCGTGGTCACTTATGTGACGGTACGCATTTGGATGGCCGACATGCCTCTCGGCGACGCTCGAGTTCGCGCCGGCTGGAAATCGGGCATGCAATTGCTGTCGCAGCATAGCGTGGGACTCAATCAAATCCCTTGCTTCTTGGTGTTGGGTTGTGAAACACGTCACCAACAAGAAGCGTGGCTCGGATCCGAAGGGGCTCCCGTCTCTCAATCGACGTCCGAAGGGTCCCCCGCGATCGACTGGCATTTGTCCAAAGATCGCTTGCTGATCTTTTGCCGAGACATTGGTGTGTATGGAACACTCTTGCGAAGCGGAACGTCGGACGAACACGCCGAGCAGCCAAAATCGATTCCCGACCATGTCGCCGAAGCATCCGCATTGACATCTGATGCAAACACCAGCGAGAAACCGGCAAGCGACAACGACGAATCATCCCCCGCTGATTCACCTGGCGATGACGCAGCAAACGAAAGTGCTGCTGAACCACTTGCCACCGGAGGAAACCCCGCGGCCGTTGCCGTGGCTCAGCCTCAAACTCAGACTGCAAAGGCACAAGCCACGTCGGTCACTCACGCCATGCAATCGCTCGAACGAGCCGATCGCTTGGTCCAGGACGCTCAATCCATCCGGCCGATGGCTCAGCCCACTCGCGCCATCCCTGATTCGCTGTCCTCCGTTCGCACCACGCAATCACAGCAAGAGTTGTCTGATCTTTGCGCACGACTGAGAGCCGAACGATTTCCACATGCCCCCATCAACGGCACGCTTGTGATGGTGGATTCGCGAATGATCGCCGAAAGCGGTTCTTCGCCTGGTGAATCCGGCCGAAAAATCGGACGAGCGATCCGTCGCGATCTCGATCAGATGCAATCCGAATTGGGAATCGCCAGCCCAGTCACGATGATGATCGCCGAGAACGACCATCCCGACGACTACAAGGAATTGCAACGACGTCTGCGGATGGTGGAACAACAATCGTCCGTGGCGTTGGGCAAACCATTTGTCTCGGAAGAAATCCCCACGGGCGAAGCAATGAATCAATTGGCGAATGACACGATTCGAGAGATCGAAAATCGTGTCAAGCAGGTTTTCCAAGTCCCTCGTTCGTTGACCCAACCTCAAAATCACCGCTTGGTTCGCGTTCTAATCCAATGTCGTCGTTGGCGATCCTCGCTGCGAAGCCTGATGGTCGAAAGCTGCGCAGCCAATCCGGTCGACATGTCGTCTTCGCATTCCGGAGGCGTTTCGGAAGTGAACGCACCGATCGTCAGCGGCCTGTTTGTCGCGTCACCAGGCGATCGTTCGTCCAAGAGTAACGGTTCGAAGGGATACTTCTTCGAGTCCGTCGTCGCACACATGATCGATCAACAAAACCATCTGACTTGGACATCGGAAGAACGCCAAGCCTGGCGACGTCACCAACGATTCGCGACGTCTCTGATGGTGGTCACCGGAATCTTGATTGCACTGTTTCTCAGCCAGCTTTGGATGTTGCTGCGTCCCATCGTTTTGGCTTGATTCCGCTTCGCGCGATTGGATCATTCCACGCATTTCTTGAAAAAGAGATCAAAGTGACTCAGGGTTGAGAACCGAAAAGTCGATTCAATCGCTACAGGCAAAAATTCAGATAGTGATGAGTGTCCGCCAAACCAAGACCCGACATCGTTCATGACCATTGCCGACCTCTCAACGCTAACCGCCCCCGTGTCTCCGGACTCGCCTTCGGGCGTGAGTCTTGAGTACGACGCACGGTTTGTTGAGATGACCCGGTTGGCAGAAGGCACTCGAGAACAGCAGTACGGAAAGACCGTCATTGCGGCTCAACCACCGGATTGGCGAGCCATTCACCAACTAGCGATCGAGATGGCGAGCGAAACTCGCGATCTCCGGTTGGCGGTTCTCTTGGTCGAAAGCCTGACGCATCTGAAGGGTCTCGACGGTCTGACTGAGGCGATGACGCTTCTCCGCGATTGGGTTCGCGACCATTGGGACGACGTTCATCCACAACTGGATCCCGAAGACAACAACGATCCATTCATACGAATCAATGCCCTGGGTCGTCTTTGTGAGCCAGAGCGATTGCCATCGATGATCGGGCGGATGACGCTGGTCGAGTCGCTGCCTCATGTGGTGGTGACACTCAACGATGTGCGTCGATCGCGTGGCGAGTCCAATGCGACCTCGTCCGCGGATTCTCCCACACCGATGGAAGTGGAAGCCGCCTTTTTGGCGATGCCCGTTGCCGAACTTCGACATCGCTACGAAATCTGCCAACAAGCAGAAAACGCACTGCGAGAGACGGTGGACTTCCTGGAACAGCATCTGGGCACCGGGATTTGGGAAACCAAAGAATTATCATCCTGCCTTTCCGCGTGCGGCCAATTGTTCAAGACACATCTGCGACAGCGTTTGTCCGTTTCGGATGCCGCGGTCAAAGATGTCAGCGGCGATGAATGCGAGCCAGCCGCTTCTCACGACACTTCCAATGAGTGGGACTCTGAAGACGTTGACGAGTCGATCGTCAGCCTCAGTCGCATTCGGGTTCAATCTCGCGAAGAAGCTGCCCAGGCACTCGACGCGGCGACGAGGTACTTCGAGTTGCATGAACCGTCCAGCCCCGTGCCGCTCTTGCTGCGTCGGGCTCGCCGGATGATCAACCAAGACTTCGTTGACATCATTCGAGAACTTGCACCTGACGCACTCTCGCAAGCAATCAATTTAGCGGGTCAGTTTGAAGACTAATGCCCCAGTCATCAAACCTGACCAATCACAAATTCACCCTATCGCCGCTGTTCTGAAAAGGAAAGTTGATGTCCGAAAGCAGCCAAAAATTCATTGCTCGTAACCGTCCACCTCGCGTTCAAATCGAATACGACGTGGAAACTTACGGTTCCGAGAAAAAGGTTCAGCTTCCTTTCGTGATGGGAGTGCTTGCTGACTTGTCGGGCAATCCGTCCGAGCCACTCGAAGACGTCGCCGATCGGAAGTTCCTCGAAACCGACATCGACAATTTCGACGACCGTTTGAAA of the Rhodopirellula baltica SH 1 genome contains:
- the tssK gene encoding type VI secretion system baseplate subunit TssK, coding for MQNLAVHWHEGLFLRPHHLQAWDRHWQESQAAASRWQNPYSYGLASISINADALALGFFQLDGVRAKMPEGTLVELAVGETTERVDLRAGFAVSGATSSTSATPDAAHETIPVGGGDSVDVFLAVPRLQLGVSNVAEGDQAEGARFRQLQIHVPDETDGASVEPVLFRRVNAVLKLSTEDLTGYDVLRIARVKRGTVGGAIAELDERYVPPLMDCAAWSQMRQRFLRPIHDMMMLKIELLSQLVNDRSVRMDAEQPGDLQRILMLQTLNQAAAVLGVLNQSSGVHPWNAYVELSRVAGGLDLFGETRSLQAIAAYDHDAIGPLFQELRRRIESRIASVGQNAYQQRFFIGAGLGMQVSLDPQWLTSDWQCVLGVRRGKLSAAGLDKLLSPGFLDWKMGSARQVETLYSKRAMGLELKPLREVPRVLPSQSDWSFFEISGRGPAWTDVLDTGTIALRIREQLIDDPQQLAGNQTLKVRMDAHTASLQFAIFATKRSDSV
- the tssA gene encoding type VI secretion system protein TssA, with translation MTIADLSTLTAPVSPDSPSGVSLEYDARFVEMTRLAEGTREQQYGKTVIAAQPPDWRAIHQLAIEMASETRDLRLAVLLVESLTHLKGLDGLTEAMTLLRDWVRDHWDDVHPQLDPEDNNDPFIRINALGRLCEPERLPSMIGRMTLVESLPHVVVTLNDVRRSRGESNATSSADSPTPMEVEAAFLAMPVAELRHRYEICQQAENALRETVDFLEQHLGTGIWETKELSSCLSACGQLFKTHLRQRLSVSDAAVKDVSGDECEPAASHDTSNEWDSEDVDESIVSLSRIRVQSREEAAQALDAATRYFELHEPSSPVPLLLRRARRMINQDFVDIIRELAPDALSQAINLAGQFED
- a CDS encoding type VI secretion system protein; the protein is MSDDATPSLKDRLKSRLNVSLAAMVAALVGVGLLVLAAAAWLVYSIDPTRIAWGDYMTLQRGVWLLVLWALSCVVTYVTVRIWMADMPLGDARVRAGWKSGMQLLSQHSVGLNQIPCFLVLGCETRHQQEAWLGSEGAPVSQSTSEGSPAIDWHLSKDRLLIFCRDIGVYGTLLRSGTSDEHAEQPKSIPDHVAEASALTSDANTSEKPASDNDESSPADSPGDDAANESAAEPLATGGNPAAVAVAQPQTQTAKAQATSVTHAMQSLERADRLVQDAQSIRPMAQPTRAIPDSLSSVRTTQSQQELSDLCARLRAERFPHAPINGTLVMVDSRMIAESGSSPGESGRKIGRAIRRDLDQMQSELGIASPVTMMIAENDHPDDYKELQRRLRMVEQQSSVALGKPFVSEEIPTGEAMNQLANDTIREIENRVKQVFQVPRSLTQPQNHRLVRVLIQCRRWRSSLRSLMVESCAANPVDMSSSHSGGVSEVNAPIVSGLFVASPGDRSSKSNGSKGYFFESVVAHMIDQQNHLTWTSEERQAWRRHQRFATSLMVVTGILIALFLSQLWMLLRPIVLA
- a CDS encoding DotU family type IV/VI secretion system protein, which encodes MNESLEQFADDYTECVLELIDRLHADEPLDPVAIHQSLSQRLTEARQSHHHDDRWEEAMYALVSLTDELLLEMPWSGRSWWNDHVLEASLFGSRDCSERFYQMAAVASRDSSTGVLRVFHDCVLLGFRGVYSIPGLSEATTKELGIPATLELWLEKTQHQLSSDAAEVDIPARLHRSLSGAAPNTTRRSIVWWTVAAATMLIANITMYTLSAGK